The Clostridium sporogenes genome contains a region encoding:
- a CDS encoding IS30 family transposase, with protein sequence MSKFFIYEERLELQKYLKESISFKEISRRLGKNPTTISREVRKYSSKIATGYPGFPFNACKKRINCRNKKVCGKECTRKSAIYCKLCTSCNSNCPDFIEEVCTARFRVPYVCNGCKTIGKCTLLKNIYDAEHAHIKAHESISQSRSGLCVSEDEIARLNKIISPLIQNGQSVNQIYINHQDELMCSEKTIYNYIDACLFDVRNIDLPRKVKFRERYKKPEFKVDKSCRIGRNYEDFSAFIKKNPDTAVVQMDSVIGNKGGKCLLTIHFVDCSLMLAFLRDANTSKSVTDIFNQLDKKLGKNAFSRLFPVVLTDNGSEFSNPKAIEYRKSVPALRTNIFYCDAGSPYQKGAIEVNHGLIRRVLPKGTSFNNITQEDITLMMNHINSYKRKKLNNRSPYETFNFYHGEEVLHKLECAPVAASDIMLKPALLKK encoded by the coding sequence ATGTCTAAATTTTTTATTTATGAAGAAAGACTTGAATTGCAAAAATACTTAAAAGAGAGTATTTCTTTTAAAGAAATCAGCCGCAGGCTGGGAAAAAATCCAACTACTATTTCTAGAGAAGTCCGCAAGTATAGCTCCAAAATTGCTACAGGTTACCCTGGATTTCCATTCAATGCTTGCAAGAAGCGTATTAACTGTAGAAATAAGAAAGTCTGTGGCAAAGAATGCACTAGAAAATCGGCTATCTATTGTAAGCTTTGTACTTCTTGTAATTCAAACTGTCCAGATTTTATTGAAGAAGTCTGTACTGCCAGATTCAGAGTTCCTTATGTTTGTAATGGTTGTAAAACCATTGGTAAATGTACACTTTTAAAGAATATTTATGATGCAGAGCATGCTCACATCAAGGCACATGAATCTATATCACAGTCACGAAGTGGTTTATGTGTATCTGAAGATGAAATCGCCAGATTGAATAAGATTATTTCGCCACTTATTCAAAATGGTCAGTCTGTAAATCAAATTTACATCAACCATCAGGACGAGCTTATGTGTAGTGAAAAGACCATTTATAATTACATCGATGCGTGTCTTTTTGATGTCAGGAACATTGATCTTCCAAGGAAAGTCAAATTCCGTGAGCGTTATAAGAAGCCTGAATTCAAAGTGGATAAAAGCTGCCGCATTGGTCGCAATTACGAAGATTTTAGTGCGTTTATTAAAAAGAACCCTGATACTGCAGTGGTACAAATGGATTCTGTTATTGGCAACAAAGGTGGTAAATGCCTCTTGACCATTCACTTCGTGGATTGCAGTCTAATGTTGGCATTTTTAAGAGATGCAAACACCTCAAAGTCTGTAACTGATATTTTTAATCAGCTTGATAAAAAACTTGGAAAAAATGCTTTCAGCAGACTTTTTCCTGTTGTCCTTACGGATAATGGGAGTGAGTTCTCGAATCCTAAAGCAATTGAATATCGAAAATCTGTACCAGCTTTGCGTACTAATATATTTTACTGTGATGCAGGTAGTCCTTATCAAAAAGGAGCCATTGAGGTAAATCATGGATTAATCCGAAGGGTGCTTCCTAAGGGAACAAGTTTTAATAATATTACACAGGAAGATATCACCTTAATGATGAATCATATAAATTCATACAAAAGAAAAAAGCTGAATAATCGCAGTCCGTACGAAACATTCAACTTTTACCACGGAGAAGAAGTTTTACATAAACTTGAATGCGCACCGGTTGCCGCCAGTGACATCATGTTAAAACCTGCTCTTCTAAAAAAATAA
- a CDS encoding exonuclease SbcCD subunit D, whose protein sequence is MRILHTSDWHLGKNLEGFSRMDEQERFIEDFINIVDKNNIDMVIIAGDIYDNGNPPARAEKMFYDCIKKVSNKGERLVLIIAGNHDNPERLVAASPLAYDEGIILMGTPKTIVPKGKYGEFKVINSDLACLEIEVKGERAVIISLPYPSEKRLNEILSKEMDNDEDRRKTYSERIGEIFSNLQEKYYKDDTVNLAISHIFVDGSEETDSERPIQLGGSLAVDADKLPKKAQYIGLGHLHKPQKVRGLGNAYYSGSPLPYSKSERGYSKGCKIIDVHPGEKAIIEDVYFNNYKPIEVWSCNGIEEAINKCEENKEKDMWLYLHIKTKEYISTEDIKILKEIKKDIVEIVPEIEEKGEETFNETIKEKSMAELFRSFYLNQRGIEASEELMDLFLSIAQEEDEYETKETCD, encoded by the coding sequence ATGAGAATATTACATACCTCCGATTGGCATTTAGGAAAGAATCTTGAAGGTTTTAGTAGAATGGATGAACAGGAAAGATTTATAGAGGATTTTATTAACATTGTGGATAAAAATAATATAGATATGGTGATAATAGCTGGGGATATATATGATAATGGGAATCCGCCAGCTAGAGCAGAAAAAATGTTTTATGATTGTATAAAAAAAGTAAGCAATAAGGGAGAAAGATTAGTTTTAATTATAGCAGGGAATCACGATAATCCAGAAAGACTAGTTGCTGCAAGTCCTTTGGCTTATGATGAGGGAATAATACTTATGGGTACCCCTAAAACCATAGTTCCAAAGGGAAAGTATGGGGAGTTTAAGGTAATAAATTCAGATTTAGCCTGTTTAGAAATAGAGGTAAAGGGAGAAAGGGCAGTAATTATATCTTTACCTTACCCTAGCGAAAAAAGATTAAATGAGATATTGTCTAAAGAAATGGACAATGATGAGGATAGAAGAAAAACTTATTCAGAAAGAATAGGAGAAATATTTTCTAATTTACAAGAAAAATATTATAAAGATGACACTGTTAATTTAGCTATTTCTCATATATTTGTAGATGGATCAGAGGAAACAGATTCTGAGAGGCCAATACAACTTGGAGGAAGTTTAGCAGTAGATGCAGACAAGTTACCTAAAAAAGCTCAATATATAGGCCTTGGACATCTTCATAAACCACAAAAGGTAAGGGGATTAGGTAATGCATATTATTCTGGTTCACCACTGCCCTATAGTAAAAGTGAGAGAGGATATAGTAAAGGGTGTAAGATAATAGATGTACATCCAGGAGAAAAAGCTATTATTGAAGATGTTTATTTTAACAACTATAAACCTATAGAGGTGTGGAGTTGTAATGGAATAGAAGAGGCTATAAATAAATGTGAAGAAAATAAAGAAAAGGATATGTGGCTATATTTACATATAAAAACAAAGGAATATATAAGTACAGAAGATATAAAAATTTTAAAAGAAATAAAAAAAGATATAGTGGAGATAGTGCCAGAGATAGAGGAAAAAGGAGAAGAAACTTTTAATGAAACTATAAAAGAAAAGTCTATGGCAGAATTATTTAGATCCTTTTATTTAAATCAAAGAGGAATAGAGGCTAGTGAAGAATTAATGGATTTATTTTTAAGTATAGCTCAAGAGGAGGATGAATATGAAACCAAAGAAACTTGTGATTAA